The Engystomops pustulosus chromosome 4, aEngPut4.maternal, whole genome shotgun sequence genome contains a region encoding:
- the TLX3 gene encoding T-cell leukemia homeobox protein 3 — MDQATNTQTPQQHEPISFGIDQILNNSDQENSSQSAPRTSENNTSYLGSPVSRSSAPYSTLQASFPGIGAAFEESGSYSVNLSLAPAGVIRVPAHRPIPGAVPPPISSAIPAMPAVPGLGSLNFPWMESSRRFVKERFSAAAALTPFTVTRRIGHPYQNRTPPKRKKPRTSFSRVQICELEKRFHRQKYLASAERAALAKSLKMTDAQVKTWFQNRRTKWRRQTAEEREAERQQANRLMLQLQHDAFQKSLSDSIQPDPLCLHNSSLFALQNLQPWEEESSKMAPVTSLV, encoded by the exons ATGGATCAGGCCACAAACACACAGACCCCGCAGCAGCATGAACCTATAAGTTTTGGGATTGATCAAATCCTAAATAATTCTGACCAGGAGAACTCCTCGCAGTCCGCGCCCAGAACCTCGGAGAACAACACTAGTTACCTGGGCAGTCCAGTGAGTCGCTCAAGTGCTCCTTATTCCACCCTGCAAGCTTCCTTTCCTGGCATCGGGGCAGCATTTGAAGAATCTGGATCTTACAGTGTGAATCTGAGTTTAGCTCCAGCTGGAGTGATCAGGGTGCCAGCTCATCGACCTATCCCTGGTGCAGTCCCACCTCCCATATCCAGTGCCATCCCAGCCATGCCAGCTGTGCCCGGCCTTGGCAGCCTTAATTTCCCCTGGATGGAAAGCAGCAGACGGTTTGTTAAAGAAAGATTTTCAG CTGCCGCAGCCCTCACACCCTTCACGGTGACTCGCAGAATCGGGCACCCATACCAGAATCGGACACCTCCTAAACGCAAGAAACCACGCACATCCTTCTCGCGGGTGCAGATCTGTGAGCTGGAGAAGCGCTTCCATCGCCAGAAATACCTCGCCTCTGCGGAGCGTGCTGCTTTGGCCAAGTCTCTAAAGATGACTGATGCACAGGTGAAAACCTGGTTTCAGAACCGCAGGACAAAGTGGAG GAGACAGACAGCTGAAGAGAGGGAGGCAGAAAGGCAACAGGCGAACAGACTGATGCTCCAGCTGCAGCACGATGCCTTCCAGAAGTCGCTCAGTGACTCTATCCAGCCAGACCCTTTGTGTTTGCATAACTCTTCCTTATTTGCACTTCAGAATCTGCAGCCTTGGGAGGAGGAATCCAGTAAGATGGCACCAGTCACATCTTTAGTGTGA